The Candidatus Gracilibacteria bacterium genome window below encodes:
- the secG gene encoding preprotein translocase subunit SecG, giving the protein MMLFSLISGIILVVLIILQVRDGGLNVALTSTLQAPIERRGTAKTLHIMTIIFAVIFVGSCLVNFLA; this is encoded by the coding sequence ATGATGCTTTTTTCCCTTATTTCCGGTATTATTCTCGTTGTTTTGATTATTTTGCAAGTACGTGATGGGGGACTCAATGTGGCTCTCACAAGCACTCTTCAGGCCCCTATTGAGCGTCGAGGCACTGCTAAAACTCTTCATATCATGACGATCATTTTTGCTGTTATTTTTGTTGGAAGTTGCCTGGTCAATTTTCTCGCTTAA